A segment of the Hallerella succinigenes genome:
TAGGCTTGATATTCAGCAAAAAAAGCAGTTCCCGCAAAAGCCTTTTGATTTGACCGAACTTCAAAAGGAAGGCAACAAGCGCTTTAAATGCAGCGCAAAACAAGTTCTCGACTGTGCCCAGAACCTGTACGAAAAAAAACTTCTCACCTACCCGCGTACCGATTCCGCATACTTGCCGGATACGATGAAGGGAGAAGCTTACGCCTTGGCGCAAAGGCTCGCCTCGCCGGAACAGCAAAAGCTGATGCGAGACGCAAGTGAAAACTTTGTCTTCATCAATTCGAGCAAGGTCACAGACCACTTCGCAATCATTCCCACGGGAGAAGATCCGCAGGGCCTTCCCGAAATGGAACAGAAGATTTACGAGCTCGCCAAGGAACGCTTTATTCAGGCATGGTTCAAACCGTACATCTGGAGCGAAATGGAAGTTCTGCTCCAATGCCCCGAAGAAGAAAGCGAAACTTTCCGTTTAAAACTCAAGCGCAACGAAGACCTGGGCTTTCGCGCAATCGTCAAGGACGAAAAGGAAAAAAAGAAGAAGTCCTCAAAAAAAGGCGATAATTCCGATTCTGCAGACGATGACGACTCTAACGACGTCACGAATCTCGTCGAAGAATTCCCGCTGTGGAACCTGGGCGACAAGGCTCCCTTCGACAGCGTGGAACTTCAAAAAAAGAAGAAGAGCAAACCAAAGTATTATACGGAAGCGACTTTGCTCGCCGCTATGAAAACCGCAGGCAAGCAGGTCGAAAACGAAGAACTCGCCGAAGCGATGAAGGACCGCGGTCTCGGCACTCCGGCAACGCAAGCGGGCATTATCGAAACGCTCAAAAAGCGCGGATTCATTGAAGCACAAAAGAATTACCTCGTCAGCACCCAGCGCGGGCGCGAAGTCATTTCGCTGATGGACGAAAAGGTCAAATCCCCGGAAATGACCGGCGAATGGGAATATCAGCTTTCCCAAGTCGAAAAGGGGAAGCTTTCCCCGGTGGAATTCCGCGACGGCATCATCGAATACGTCAAATCGCTTTTTACGGAACTGCACGCCAAGTATCAGTGCCAATTTGACAGAGAAACGGTGACAGAAGCGCTTCCCTGTCCCAAGTGCGGAAGCCCGCTCGAAACCTTGCCGTGGGGCTATGTTTGCCAGCAGGAAAATTGCGGTTTTAAAGTCGGTCACACAATCGCGGGCCGCATGCTCAGCCATGAAGAAATGAAAGGTCTTCTTTCTTCGGGCAAGTCCGAGCTGATTTCGGGATTCAAAAGCAAAAAAGGTTCCTCATTTAGCGCAACCCTTGTGATGCACGAAGATGGGAACATCGCATTCGATTTTAGCGATAATCCCGACAACCGCGTACCGACAGAATTCAAATGCCCTAAATGCGGTAAAATGCTTTCGGACGCAGGAAACCGCCTTATCTGCAGCGACGATTGCGACTTTACCTTTTACAAAACGATTGCCAGCCGTATAATGCAGGAATCGGAACTGCAAGAACTTTTCACAAACGGCACGACCCACGTCCTTTCAGGTTTCCACACCAAAAAAGGTTCAAGCTTTAACGCCAAAATCACCTGGGACAAGGACTTTCACGCCACCTTCGCCTTTGAAAACGACGGACATTTCCACGGGACCGAAACCAAGTACAAATGCCCGATTTGCAAGCACACGCTCGAAGAAAACAAGAACGCTATCTTCTGCTCTGCGGAAAACTGCAAATTCACTCTGTTCAAAACCGTCGCCGGTAAAAAGCTCCGCGTGGGTGATATCAAGGCTCTTCTCACCGATGGAAAAACAGAAGTTTTGCAAGGATTCAAAAGCAAAAAAGGTTCTTCGTTCAATGCGATTTTAAAGCTCGGCGAAGACGGTCGCACGTCTTTTGAATTTCCCCGTCGAAACTTCCCCTGCCCGGTCTGCAACGAACAACTCCGATTCCGAAACGACATTTACGCCTGTCCAAATTCGCACTGCGGTTTCGGCATTCCCAAGGTCTTTTACGGACGAGAACTTTCCGACGAAGAAGTGGAAAAACTTTTGACCGATAAAATTTCGCCGGTCCTCGAACCTTTCCAAAAGAACGAAACCAAGTTCCGTGCCGCGATTGAAATCCGAAACGGCGGAAAACTTGGCTTCTATAAAGAATCCGTTTGTCAACTTTCATCCATGACGGCAAAGCCAAAGTAGCCGCCATGCCAATGCCCTGCATTAGCTAGCCACCAAAAGAAAAGATTCATTTTATCAACGAAGGTTCATTTCACCTTCACGCGCAAAGCCTTGCTCTGACCGATAGCGCGCACAATGTAAACACCATCTGCAAAGCCCGCATTCTTAAGAGTCGCGAAGAGGTTCGCATCAGCATTTTCAACACGGCCCAAGAATTTACCCGTCACGCCGAAGACATTGTACGAGACATTAGCCTGAGAAGTCAAGCGAACTTCGCGAATAATGGTTGTCGCATTCGGATCGGTGAACTGCAGCCAGTCCACGTTCAGGTAAGGGCCGGTAATCAAGAGCTTGAGCACATGTTCGCCCTTTTTGAGTTCCACGGAGCCCACATCGACAACCTTGTAAGTGGTGAAAACGGAATCCACTTTTTCGAACGAAATCGCATCCGTAATCGCCGTGTCGTCAACAAACAGCTGCATACCGGCAGTTTCGAACGCAGTCGCGATATTCGCAGTGATATCGTACTTGGCGTCCGCCGTGACATTGATGGTGTATTCGACCCATTCGTTTTCTTGCGTATAACCGATAGCGTAACCCGAACATGCAGCGTCGCCGCACTTGGAATCGCTAATGTCTACCAAATCTACTTCATCTTCGCGATAAACCTTGCCCTGGTTTTCGCGGTCGTTGTCGTAGAACGATTTATTGTGACCGCCCTCATCGTAGTTTTCAGCCTCAATCTTGCCCGGAATCATCGCGGCAGTGCCCTTGTAAGCAGTTTGCGGAACGGCAGTCTTTTCACTTTCCATATACCAGTAGTCAAAATCGAAACCGCCCTGCTTTACAACAAAGTAAAGGTCGTCGACGCCGGCGGCATCGGTCACGTCGAAGGTATGTTCTTCCCAAGCAGTACTTGCAGGGATATTCATGGACGCAAGGAGAGCTCCGTTTTCGGAACCGGTATGGAGTTCAAGCATACCGCCGCTGCCTCTGGTGCAAACGGTAATGCGGTCGGCACCATCGCCCATGTCAACAGAACGCACCTTGGTGTAGAATCCGCTGTTCATATTGGTAAGGAAAACATTGCCATATTCGGAACCGACATGTTCGATGATGGTGTAGCCATCCGACGTATTGACGGTCATACCGCCAACCCAAGACTTG
Coding sequences within it:
- a CDS encoding type IA DNA topoisomerase, giving the protein MILLVAEKPSVANQHYRPMLERLEGEKFTQGDGCLIGQNHCITWCVGHLITLAPLDAYPGYEGAWRLSNLPLLPEKFRLMEIESTKKQLNVVRSMMEKADVLVNGADAGREGNLIFDLVLDFTPAFKQKKIMRLWVNSYVAKDLDNAWKHLEDATERLNLSYAARLRQRADWMVGLNATRAYTLTAGRGKMISVGRVQTPTLNLVVERDTIVEQFKELFYYGVLGTWKGFGAQLLRDDKVAVFEKEEQAQAVVDKCSPPENATISRLDIQQKKQFPQKPFDLTELQKEGNKRFKCSAKQVLDCAQNLYEKKLLTYPRTDSAYLPDTMKGEAYALAQRLASPEQQKLMRDASENFVFINSSKVTDHFAIIPTGEDPQGLPEMEQKIYELAKERFIQAWFKPYIWSEMEVLLQCPEEESETFRLKLKRNEDLGFRAIVKDEKEKKKKSSKKGDNSDSADDDDSNDVTNLVEEFPLWNLGDKAPFDSVELQKKKKSKPKYYTEATLLAAMKTAGKQVENEELAEAMKDRGLGTPATQAGIIETLKKRGFIEAQKNYLVSTQRGREVISLMDEKVKSPEMTGEWEYQLSQVEKGKLSPVEFRDGIIEYVKSLFTELHAKYQCQFDRETVTEALPCPKCGSPLETLPWGYVCQQENCGFKVGHTIAGRMLSHEEMKGLLSSGKSELISGFKSKKGSSFSATLVMHEDGNIAFDFSDNPDNRVPTEFKCPKCGKMLSDAGNRLICSDDCDFTFYKTIASRIMQESELQELFTNGTTHVLSGFHTKKGSSFNAKITWDKDFHATFAFENDGHFHGTETKYKCPICKHTLEENKNAIFCSAENCKFTLFKTVAGKKLRVGDIKALLTDGKTEVLQGFKSKKGSSFNAILKLGEDGRTSFEFPRRNFPCPVCNEQLRFRNDIYACPNSHCGFGIPKVFYGRELSDEEVEKLLTDKISPVLEPFQKNETKFRAAIEIRNGGKLGFYKESVCQLSSMTAKPK
- a CDS encoding family 43 glycosylhydrolase → MMFAKSIKATVALVGFGFCTSAMAENPLIQTYYSPDPAPVVFGDTLCTYSGNDEGGSFFTMHGWRVSCTTDMVNWTDMNTLILEAGDFNGSAKKNGDWAAQCIRRNDKYYYYVTVESAQGGRAINVAVSDKKEGPFKDALNGKHLAGPNWDYIDPTVFIDDDGVAWLYWGNPKLYYCPLKENMIECASDIQVSDMSTFNGKYTEGPWIHKRGKKYYMIYAAGGIPESIDYSWSDSPTGPWTYKGVIMPSSEPGAAFTVHSGIVDFKGRSFFFYHNQKNVKGGGFSRSTAIEEFTWNADGTIPTIRATDSGVVKPIKNLDPFVRVEAETKSWVGGMTVNTSDGYTIIEHVGSEYGNVFLTNMNSGFYTKVRSVDMGDGADRITVCTRGSGGMLELHTGSENGALLASMNIPASTAWEEHTFDVTDAAGVDDLYFVVKQGGFDFDYWYMESEKTAVPQTAYKGTAAMIPGKIEAENYDEGGHNKSFYDNDRENQGKVYREDEVDLVDISDSKCGDAACSGYAIGYTQENEWVEYTINVTADAKYDITANIATAFETAGMQLFVDDTAITDAISFEKVDSVFTTYKVVDVGSVELKKGEHVLKLLITGPYLNVDWLQFTDPNATTIIREVRLTSQANVSYNVFGVTGKFLGRVENADANLFATLKNAGFADGVYIVRAIGQSKALRVKVK